Genomic segment of Paenibacillus polymyxa:
ACAAGGGTTTTCATCCTCTTTGACTTCCACTTTTCGTAAGTCGCCACTTACACTTTTCGTAACTCCTGACTTACACTTTTCGTAACTTTTCACTTCATCACCCGCCTGTTTACTTACACTTTTCGTAACTTTATATACAGCAAGATTTATTGAAATAAGTTCTTTGAATTTTTCCTCGTTCCATTCTTTAACGAGACTTACACGCCATTCATCATAATTTTTATTTAAAGAATAAATTTGCTTGCCATCCCACTCTATTACTTTGCACTGCTTCAGATAGGTAATTTCCTTCTTAGCATCCTGTATACGTACACCACACAGCTCAAAATTAGTTAGTAGAGGGATTGTTGCACTTTTCTTCTGGCATCCGTAGGAAAGCCGCAAAATGAGTTTTAATATCTTTTGCTGCCTCTCAGTAAACTTCCGGCTTATGATCTCATCCCAAATGCTGTTGGCTATTCCTATGAACCCGTCTTTTAATTGGGGACTTACCACTCACCTCACCCCGGTACTTTCTGATTACTATCTAGTTCCGCTGGCGTTGTTTCCAAACTCCGCTAGCAGAACCTTGAGGCTATATTTTAAAGAGTTTATTACCTGGTCATTACTTTCTACAGCATTACTCCAGCGGACCTTATCAGCTTCAGCATCTGCTTCTTGGTTGCGAAGTTTGATTACCGCCAACTCCGCTCGCTGCTCCCTAAGATTCTCTGCCGCAATATACGCTTCTGCATAAACACGCTTTCTCTCAGCATAGATCCGCTTATACTCTCTTACGGCATCAGCAGCCTTACGCCCCAAGATAACCTGGACTTCTGTCAACAATTCAATCTTACGAGCCAGGGTAGCAGGGTAATCATGGCTGCATTGATCCGCAAGACTATAAAGCTCTCCGAGCGTATATTGTTTTTGTAGAGACAATGCAGCCACTCCTTAACCCTCTATTAATATTCTTCGCCGTAATAAGTATCAACTTCGTCTTCATCCACGATAACCTTGGCTCCAGTCGCAAAAATTTGGAACATCAATTTTTCAAAATGGTAGAACGATGTCATAATATCTTTGTTATTGGAAAGGTTTTGACCATCAATTTTAGAGTCATAGACGTGTCCTTCTTTGTCCAAGTGGAGTTGATATTTGTATCTGTACTTTGATTTTTCAGAACCCCACGAATCTCTACTTTCGCTTTCTGGATCAAAATAGATGTGACGATACCCATCCTCCTCGCCTTCCAAAATGAAAGATATTTTTTCACCATCTCGTTCGTGGTCATCATTCTCATCTTTCTTCATTGCTTCAATCAATTCAGACAACTTGTATTCAGGTTTAATACCGACAAGCATTTGTTCCATGTTTTCTTTAATTTTTTGCACACCTTGAATATGGAGAGCCGCATTCAGCTGAGATTTAACTTCATTCAAAACCATGAGGTTATATCCGCTTATACCCAGTTTTCTCATATCGATTTGCAATTGCTCTTTTACATGATTTTCTAACTCTTTACGGAAATCTCCGTAACTGCCAAAGTAATCTTCTATCACTTTTTTGATAGTAGTCTCAAGTTGCTTTTTAATGACCTCCTCAACAAAACCGTCTTTTTGAATTGTTTGCATCGCATCATTTACTAAATTATTTAAGTTCATATTATTACGCTCCTATTTTCAATTTTTAAATTACGTGATATACTGCCGTTGAAATGTTTATTAAATGATCGTGTTGGTAGCACGATTGTTTGTCTGGGCTTCTCTGTCTTTTCTTTTGCGGTATAACTTACGGCAATAGTAATTACAGAAAAGTCCTTCTTCATTTGGAATGGGGTGTTTCTGACCTTCGAATATCTCTTTACCACAATGATCGCAGCAACCTATTCCTTTACCGGATATCTTGTATCCTGATTTCTTAGGAGCCTCTAGCCCTTCATATTCTTCATTTTTAAATTCCTCAAGTTCACTTAATTCAGCAGTAAGCAAATCTATTTGAGCATGAATTTCGTCAGTCGATAATCCGAATTTGATAGCGTCAATGCTGTCTTCATATAACTCACGTAATTGCGCTGTAAGCACTCTAGATCGTTTATGATCGTCCAACTCTCTCAGCTCCATATCTCCGCCTCAAGTTCGGATATTTTAGCCTTCAATTGCCTTTCTTGTTCCTTCAAAGGTTTCATCTTCTGAATACATACGTGATTAGGCCATGGACTATCTGTAATAGCATATTGAGTTTTATAAATGGCCTGAAGCTTTTGTTCAGTAAGTTCTTTTTCCTTTTGAAGAGAAAGCTTTTCCTTATCCTGCTCTGTTAGCTCTAGCATCTCAATATCTACTGAATGTTGACAATTCAACCAGCGATTCATGAGTAATACAGCGGCTATAAGTGAGTCTGCTGGTTGATCTAATGTAAACTTGATGCCTTCATCATCCACGATTGGAATAGAGTAAATCTTGCTGCTCATTTTGACTTGTCCTTACGCCGGATGTTACGAACGATAATGGCATGCTGTAATTCATTTTCGAACCAGATACGAGCCAGTTCCGGTAGAGTCATAATCCTTCACCTCTTAGATATAGTCTTCTGGACGAAAGTCTTTAACGAAGTAAATGGAATCATCAAAATCAATACGCCGGATGTGACTGTACTTCGCAACTGAGAACAAAACTTTCAACTTACTCCAAATCATGCGGCGATATTTTCCGACCGTTTCGTTAAATTTTTCATCTGTCTCCTTGTAACGATCTTTTGTGAGAGTAATGGACCTGATTCTTACTGCATCCTGTAACTGATAGCATTCAGCATCTGTAAGCGTCACGCTATCCCGAACCTCTTGAACCATCATCTGAACTTCTTCCACTTTTTCAGTAACATC
This window contains:
- a CDS encoding ORF6C domain-containing protein, producing the protein MTLINPNQQPDFLSVVEKQMQLTEAQGMAIRGLVDGIKQMHLDVTEKVEEVQMMVQEVRDSVTLTDAECYQLQDAVRIRSITLTKDRYKETDEKFNETVGKYRRMIWSKLKVLFSVAKYSHIRRIDFDDSIYFVKDFRPEDYI